From one Oceanimonas doudoroffii genomic stretch:
- the mshL gene encoding pilus (MSHA type) biogenesis protein MshL: MKRKMSPLALALLCAGLAGCVHAPDGSLPKRALDEALRTTPDPVPAAVEQELLSVPRPVATRAATPQRRFDVSAREVDAREFFAALGNQHNVSIAVHPEVTGTITLNLRRVSLPEILEAISGLYGYGIERRGGVYQVFPNGVRTRTFNVNYLMLVRNGQSQTAISGSSLATSEEGSDGSATRINTESNNDFWRDLESALGRLIGGEQGRVVVTNPQAGLVTVRAAPDELALVQDFLTRAERQLKRQVILEARIVEVELNDGYEQGIEWNNLSSDGGRATGSTSASYPGFLSPLSDLLGGGAVFTYTDGNFDAVVNLLQTQGEVNTLSNPRVTTSNNQKAVIKVGTDEYFVTDFSLTTTTGTSGVSERTPDVELRPFFSGISLDVTPQIADDNRVLLHIHPAVSEVEDTNKIIDFGDGAFILPLARSTVRESDTVVEAASGEVIIIGGLMQEKQSEQESAIPLISQIPVLGNLFKNRNLSTQKSELVIMLRPVVVAANTWEQELQRSRDLLEKWYPPSPLDELHSGVR, translated from the coding sequence ATGAAACGGAAGATGAGTCCTCTTGCCCTGGCACTGTTGTGCGCCGGCCTGGCCGGGTGCGTGCACGCGCCCGACGGCAGCCTGCCCAAGCGCGCGCTGGATGAGGCGTTACGCACCACGCCGGATCCGGTGCCTGCGGCAGTTGAACAGGAATTGTTGAGTGTGCCGCGGCCGGTGGCAACTCGCGCGGCCACACCCCAGCGCCGTTTTGACGTTTCTGCCCGGGAGGTGGATGCCCGGGAGTTTTTTGCCGCCCTCGGCAATCAGCACAATGTCAGTATTGCCGTGCATCCTGAGGTGACCGGCACCATTACCCTTAACCTTCGCCGAGTGTCCCTGCCGGAGATCCTCGAGGCCATATCCGGCCTCTATGGTTATGGCATTGAGCGCCGTGGCGGCGTGTATCAGGTGTTTCCCAACGGCGTGCGTACCCGCACCTTTAACGTCAATTACCTGATGCTGGTCCGTAATGGCCAGTCCCAAACCGCCATCAGCGGCAGCAGCCTGGCCACCAGTGAAGAAGGGAGCGATGGTAGCGCTACCCGTATCAATACCGAGTCAAATAACGATTTCTGGCGAGATCTGGAAAGCGCCCTGGGCCGGCTGATTGGCGGCGAGCAGGGGCGGGTGGTGGTGACCAACCCGCAGGCCGGCCTGGTGACGGTGCGGGCAGCCCCCGACGAGCTGGCCCTGGTGCAGGATTTTCTGACGCGTGCCGAGCGTCAACTCAAGCGCCAGGTGATCCTGGAAGCGCGCATCGTGGAAGTGGAGCTGAACGATGGTTATGAGCAGGGCATTGAGTGGAACAACCTGTCGTCCGACGGCGGCCGAGCCACCGGCTCGACCAGCGCGTCTTATCCCGGCTTTTTAAGCCCGCTCTCGGATCTGCTGGGTGGCGGTGCCGTATTTACCTACACCGATGGCAACTTTGATGCCGTGGTCAATCTGCTGCAGACCCAGGGTGAGGTCAACACCCTGTCCAATCCTCGAGTGACCACCAGCAATAACCAGAAGGCGGTGATCAAGGTGGGTACCGATGAATATTTTGTAACCGACTTTTCCCTGACCACCACCACGGGAACCAGCGGCGTGTCGGAGCGGACGCCGGATGTGGAGCTGCGGCCCTTCTTCTCGGGCATTTCGCTGGATGTAACGCCACAAATTGCCGACGATAATCGGGTTTTGCTGCATATTCACCCGGCGGTCAGCGAAGTGGAAGATACGAACAAAATCATCGATTTTGGCGATGGTGCCTTTATCCTACCTCTGGCCAGAAGCACGGTTCGTGAGTCCGATACCGTGGTGGAGGCGGCGTCGGGCGAGGTGATTATTATCGGCGGCCTGATGCAGGAGAAACAAAGCGAGCAGGAAAGTGCCATTCCGCTGATCAGCCAGATTCCGGTATTGGGTAACCTGTTTAAAAACCGCAACCTGTCCACGCAGAAAAGCGAGCTGGTCATCATGCTGCGCCCCGTGGTGGTGGCGGCCAATACCTGGGAGCAGGAGTTGCAGCGTAGCCGGGATTTGCTGGAGAAATGGTATCCGCCTTCCCCTCTTGATGAACTGCACAGTGGAGTAAGGTAA
- a CDS encoding pilus assembly FimT family protein, producing MKRAAGFTLIELVIVIVILGILGAVAAPKFLNLQGDAYAGNINSLKGSIQSALTLANAKAVLEGKDGVGADDSDGNATAVTGIKGYTDVEFKYGYPIASDDEKGILGALQSVPSTEDYTLDDTTTTGTLVIQPKGRSSVDTKCFVKYTEAKDADTPATVEANTECE from the coding sequence ATGAAAAGAGCAGCGGGTTTTACCCTGATAGAACTGGTTATAGTGATCGTGATTCTCGGCATACTGGGTGCCGTGGCGGCTCCCAAGTTCCTAAATCTGCAGGGTGATGCATATGCGGGTAATATTAATAGCCTGAAAGGCTCTATTCAGTCTGCCTTGACTCTGGCAAATGCAAAAGCTGTGCTGGAAGGTAAAGATGGTGTTGGTGCTGATGATAGTGACGGTAATGCCACTGCAGTTACTGGCATCAAAGGTTACACTGATGTTGAATTTAAGTATGGCTATCCCATTGCTTCAGATGATGAAAAAGGTATTTTAGGTGCCTTACAAAGCGTTCCTAGCACAGAAGATTATACGTTAGATGATACAACAACCACTGGGACTTTGGTTATTCAGCCCAAAGGACGCTCTTCAGTAGATACAAAGTGTTTTGTGAAGTACACAGAAGCAAAAGATGCAGATACACCGGCTACAGTCGAAGCAAATACAGAATGTGAATAA
- a CDS encoding PilN domain-containing protein — MKTRIEFYQAALRPVREIPTVRHLGLGVLAVALLWAMALGWQTVHNHRLSKSNTQLQLALGNAEQHITGLQQRVAQLNQRQDDGQRRRLEQDIRIRRQLLGVLGQDNLVSYAATLDDLARLSWQGVALTGLQLEGRAMTLSGEASNAAAVPAWILGFEGRDSLVRRDFGKLDIHRREPGALAFTLHSDGVTQ, encoded by the coding sequence ATGAAAACACGCATTGAGTTTTATCAGGCCGCGCTCAGGCCGGTGCGCGAAATTCCCACGGTACGTCATCTCGGGCTGGGTGTACTGGCGGTGGCGCTGTTATGGGCCATGGCTCTGGGCTGGCAGACCGTGCACAACCATCGCCTGAGCAAGAGCAATACGCAGCTGCAGTTGGCCCTGGGCAATGCCGAGCAGCATATCACCGGCCTGCAGCAACGGGTGGCCCAGCTGAATCAGCGTCAGGATGACGGCCAGCGCCGTCGGCTGGAGCAGGACATTCGCATTCGCCGTCAATTGTTGGGTGTGCTGGGCCAGGATAACCTGGTTTCCTATGCGGCCACCCTGGATGATTTGGCCCGGTTGTCCTGGCAAGGGGTGGCGCTGACCGGGCTGCAACTTGAAGGCCGTGCCATGACCCTGAGCGGAGAGGCTTCGAATGCCGCCGCCGTTCCCGCCTGGATTCTGGGCTTTGAAGGTCGTGATAGCCTGGTCCGCCGTGATTTTGGCAAGCTCGACATTCATCGCAGAGAGCCCGGTGCCCTGGCCTTTACCCTGCACAGTGACGGAGTAACCCAATGA
- a CDS encoding prepilin-type cleavage/methylation-like protein codes for MLRRNAGLSLLEYVVGLAVLAIILVGVGLFFLSQPRQLDPVFQFRAVALAEALAEQVLAVTYDAANNLQEQTRCGIDGADVCENQATIPTDAEINDFTHVDDFRLWCDEGNAIAGNALAQQLGMSRTALYARYLVQTCVTIGTDDAGTTFKKVDITVRDQNGSDLSFTLHRYNIR; via the coding sequence ATGTTGCGCCGTAATGCCGGGCTTAGCCTGCTGGAGTATGTGGTGGGCCTGGCGGTGTTGGCTATTATCCTGGTGGGGGTAGGGCTGTTTTTTTTAAGTCAGCCCCGGCAGCTGGATCCGGTGTTTCAGTTTCGCGCCGTAGCCCTGGCCGAAGCCCTGGCCGAGCAGGTGCTGGCGGTCACGTATGATGCAGCCAATAATCTGCAGGAGCAAACCCGCTGTGGCATAGATGGGGCAGATGTCTGTGAAAATCAGGCAACAATACCAACAGACGCCGAGATAAACGACTTTACCCATGTGGATGATTTTCGCCTCTGGTGCGATGAAGGCAACGCCATTGCCGGCAACGCGCTTGCGCAGCAACTGGGGATGAGCCGAACCGCACTCTATGCCCGCTATTTGGTACAAACCTGTGTCACCATCGGCACCGATGATGCCGGCACTACTTTCAAAAAGGTAGACATCACCGTTCGGGATCAAAACGGCAGTGATCTTTCCTTTACCCTGCACAGGTACAATATTCGATGA
- a CDS encoding type 4a pilus biogenesis protein PilO: protein MKRRLNALSGWFMARPRRERWLLTITVWAVTGWLGLVLFEQTVAATGLRLADERAGLEQRLNEQQGLANEFERRIDELTASDQSQRIERLNRQLNRLNQNVDQRMRALVGPEQMAGLLVSVLDQGSGLDLLGLTNLPAQIIPGTAEGGQALYRHVLAMELSGSYLQLLDYVRRLEALTGRIFWQSLSFELDTHPNGHIRLEFFTLSQHKELIRG from the coding sequence ATGAAGCGCCGGCTGAACGCCCTGAGTGGCTGGTTTATGGCACGGCCACGGCGGGAGCGCTGGCTGTTGACCATTACGGTGTGGGCGGTGACCGGCTGGCTGGGGCTGGTGCTGTTTGAACAGACCGTCGCGGCCACCGGCCTGCGCCTGGCCGATGAGCGGGCCGGCCTGGAGCAGCGACTGAACGAACAACAAGGGCTGGCGAACGAGTTTGAACGGCGTATTGATGAGCTCACCGCCAGTGATCAGAGCCAGCGCATTGAGCGGCTAAATCGCCAACTCAACCGGCTCAATCAAAATGTGGATCAGCGCATGCGGGCCCTGGTGGGGCCTGAACAAATGGCCGGGTTGCTGGTGTCGGTGCTGGATCAGGGCAGTGGCCTTGACTTGCTTGGCCTGACCAACCTGCCTGCCCAGATCATTCCCGGTACCGCCGAAGGAGGCCAGGCCCTGTATCGCCATGTACTGGCCATGGAGCTCAGCGGCAGCTATCTGCAACTGCTGGATTATGTCAGGCGGCTGGAGGCCCTCACCGGGCGGATTTTCTGGCAAAGCCTGAGTTTTGAACTGGATACGCATCCGAACGGCCATATTCGGCTGGAGTTTTTCACCCTGAGTCAACATAAGGAGCTGATCCGTGGTTAA
- a CDS encoding type II secretion system F family protein, with protein sequence MAFYQYRARDSQGQLHEGRMEATSLRALASNLAQAGLIPVEMKEARSGSKSWLALRQFFKGGIKPEALLILSRQFASLTRAGIPILRIVEGLRDTSDVRVLKEALNEVAQALNQGQTLANALANHPHLFNSLFVSLVEVGESTGQLEQAFLQLSHYYQLELDTRRRIKAAIRYPLFVTIAMVAAMTVINLYVIPAFSGIFARLGAELPWTTRFLIGSSYFFTHYLGLLLAILAGVVAAALWYVSTPAGKLRWHKTLLRIPIVGPLIKRILLARFCRSFAMMLAAGVPITRVLRLAGSATDNAFLTQAIHRMEEGLSSGESLSSVAAGSGVFTPLIMQMFRVGEETGRVDEMVMEAGRFYEEEVDYDIANLTARIEPILIVAIAAMVLVLALGIFTPMWDMVNVVKGG encoded by the coding sequence ATGGCGTTTTATCAGTATCGCGCGCGCGATAGCCAGGGCCAGCTGCACGAGGGCCGCATGGAGGCAACGTCTCTGCGGGCCCTGGCCAGCAACCTGGCTCAGGCCGGGTTGATTCCGGTGGAAATGAAGGAAGCCCGCTCCGGCAGCAAGTCCTGGCTGGCCCTGCGCCAGTTTTTCAAGGGCGGCATCAAGCCCGAGGCGCTGCTGATCCTGAGCCGCCAGTTTGCGTCGCTCACGCGGGCCGGCATTCCCATTTTACGCATTGTGGAAGGCTTGCGCGATACTTCGGACGTGCGCGTGCTGAAAGAGGCGCTGAACGAGGTGGCCCAGGCCCTGAATCAGGGCCAGACCCTGGCCAATGCCCTGGCCAATCATCCCCATCTGTTTAACAGCCTGTTTGTGTCTCTGGTGGAGGTGGGCGAAAGCACCGGCCAGCTGGAGCAGGCGTTTTTGCAACTGTCCCATTACTATCAGCTTGAGCTGGACACTCGGCGACGCATCAAGGCCGCCATTCGCTATCCGCTGTTTGTGACCATTGCCATGGTGGCGGCCATGACGGTAATTAACCTCTATGTTATTCCGGCCTTCAGCGGCATTTTTGCCCGGCTGGGGGCCGAGTTGCCCTGGACCACCCGCTTTCTGATCGGCAGCTCCTACTTCTTTACCCATTACCTGGGGTTGTTGTTGGCGATTCTGGCCGGGGTGGTGGCCGCGGCGCTCTGGTATGTCAGCACGCCGGCGGGCAAACTGCGCTGGCACAAGACTCTGCTGCGCATTCCCATTGTCGGGCCCCTGATTAAGCGTATTTTGCTGGCCCGCTTTTGCCGCAGCTTTGCCATGATGCTGGCCGCCGGCGTACCCATCACCCGTGTGCTGCGCCTGGCCGGCAGCGCTACCGACAACGCCTTTCTGACCCAGGCGATTCACCGTATGGAAGAAGGACTGTCGTCGGGCGAGAGCCTGTCGTCGGTGGCCGCCGGCAGCGGAGTATTTACGCCCCTTATTATGCAGATGTTCCGAGTGGGTGAAGAAACCGGCCGGGTTGACGAAATGGTGATGGAGGCGGGCCGCTTCTACGAAGAAGAGGTGGACTACGACATTGCCAACCTCACCGCCCGCATTGAACCCATTCTGATCGTGGCCATCGCCGCCATGGTATTGGTGCTGGCGCTGGGGATTTTTACCCCCATGTGGGACATGGTGAATGTGGTCAAAGGGGGCTGA
- a CDS encoding tetratricopeptide repeat protein, producing MHKAIGTVVMLLLGAPLQAEEFQPDWQDPVWAELMAAPPAASELHIAEIKPSREDELRESRHAAELALVAGDWSGAERILMTTLASHPDAHALRLKLASLLYGRGALDSARTLLQQGLKAAPEHPSLRLTLARILAGEQRHAAAWKVLDGAAPVLAEHLDYYALKAEAGRRSNRCDAAIPLYRQLLTRQDSGPWWLGLGLCQRSLDQDYTHAFEQARASVDLGVASLQFVEQQLEHHATTQTH from the coding sequence ATGCACAAGGCCATCGGGACTGTGGTGATGCTGCTGCTCGGCGCCCCGCTGCAAGCGGAAGAGTTTCAGCCCGACTGGCAGGATCCGGTTTGGGCCGAGCTGATGGCGGCGCCACCGGCGGCCAGCGAACTGCATATTGCCGAGATCAAGCCCAGCCGGGAAGATGAACTGCGGGAAAGCCGCCATGCCGCCGAGCTGGCCCTGGTTGCCGGTGACTGGTCTGGTGCCGAGCGAATCCTGATGACCACCCTCGCCAGTCACCCTGATGCCCATGCCCTGCGGCTGAAACTGGCATCCTTACTCTATGGGCGCGGTGCCCTCGACAGTGCCCGCACATTGTTGCAGCAAGGGCTTAAAGCCGCCCCCGAGCATCCCTCGTTGCGCTTGACCCTGGCCCGCATACTGGCCGGAGAGCAACGTCATGCCGCCGCCTGGAAGGTACTTGACGGTGCCGCACCCGTGCTTGCCGAACACCTCGACTACTATGCGCTCAAGGCCGAGGCCGGGCGGCGCAGCAATCGGTGTGATGCTGCCATTCCCCTGTACCGACAACTGCTGACCCGGCAGGACAGCGGACCCTGGTGGTTGGGACTGGGGCTGTGCCAGCGCAGCCTGGATCAGGATTATACCCATGCCTTTGAGCAGGCCAGGGCCAGCGTGGATCTGGGCGTGGCTTCCCTTCAATTCGTAGAGCAGCAACTGGAGCACCATGCCACAACGCAAACTCACTAA
- a CDS encoding pilus assembly FimT family protein, with amino-acid sequence MIRHRAFTLIEMVAVLVLVGILAAVAIPRLPVNSDFDGSLQARNLAGLLRLAQLRAMNDPLALQSGTEMGRCGVVAVTTDGVSLSSDCNSASLLSANQLRDPGQSIWLGAQELPVTANITLPFTLQFGDVASDPDYLSEASRLGRLFVNAGAGYQPLANTLQITLAGKTVLIEPEGYIHVAP; translated from the coding sequence ATGATACGCCATCGGGCTTTTACTCTTATTGAAATGGTCGCCGTGCTGGTGCTGGTGGGCATATTGGCGGCGGTGGCAATTCCGCGCCTGCCGGTGAACAGCGACTTTGACGGTTCGCTGCAGGCTCGCAACCTGGCAGGGCTGCTGCGACTGGCCCAGCTCAGGGCCATGAACGATCCACTGGCTCTGCAAAGCGGCACTGAAATGGGCCGCTGTGGTGTGGTGGCTGTAACGACTGATGGTGTTTCATTGTCGTCGGATTGCAATTCAGCCTCTCTGTTAAGCGCGAATCAACTCCGTGATCCCGGTCAGTCAATTTGGTTGGGGGCGCAGGAGTTGCCGGTGACCGCCAATATCACCTTACCTTTTACACTGCAATTTGGCGACGTCGCATCCGATCCTGATTACCTCAGCGAAGCCAGCCGTTTGGGGCGGCTTTTTGTGAATGCCGGAGCCGGGTATCAGCCGCTGGCCAACACCCTGCAAATTACCCTTGCCGGGAAAACCGTACTGATTGAACCCGAGGGCTATATTCATGTTGCGCCGTAA
- a CDS encoding GspE/PulE family protein has translation MPQRKLTKRLGELLIDHGVITPAQLDTVLQKQHQQGGRMGTLLVQMGILSERELLGFVAEQLGIPLLDLNKANIDLQAVKLLSEVYARRYRALVIDANDTEVTVVLADPADLDTQDAIGNLLAPREVHLAVAPHSQMLEFYDQLYRRTDDIAHLAGQLSEEHAPSRNVIDTAGLEDNDATVARLLNSLFEDALQVGASDIHIEPDHKVIRLRMRVDGMLQETELKEVAIAPALVSRLKLMAGLDISERRLPQDGRFELTVKANPVDVRMATMPVQHGEAVVLRLLDQSGGIRSLEQAGMPSSLLSAFRRKLASPNGIILVTGPTGSGKTTTLYGALAELNTPDRKIITAEDPVEYRLPRVNQVQVNGKVGLTFARILRTSLRQDPDVLLIGEMRDQETAEIAMRGALTGHLVLSTLHTNDAPSSAIRLMDMGVPGYLVASTLKAVLAQRLVRKICSYCKVEHRLDAGERQFLMHLDARSESGRFYRGQGCASCNHTGHKGRVGVFEWLEINQAMADALRKQHIEGFEAEVARSLGFVTLAQAALELALQGEIAVSEVLRLSEWVD, from the coding sequence ATGCCACAACGCAAACTCACTAAACGCCTGGGTGAGCTGCTGATCGATCACGGCGTTATCACCCCGGCTCAGCTCGACACCGTGCTGCAAAAGCAGCATCAGCAAGGCGGCCGCATGGGGACCCTGCTGGTGCAGATGGGCATACTCAGCGAGCGTGAGCTGCTGGGGTTTGTGGCTGAGCAGCTGGGCATTCCGCTGCTTGATCTCAACAAGGCCAACATTGATCTGCAGGCGGTGAAATTGCTGTCTGAGGTGTACGCCCGCCGCTACCGGGCGCTGGTGATCGATGCCAACGACACCGAGGTTACCGTGGTACTGGCGGATCCGGCGGATCTGGATACGCAGGACGCCATTGGCAACTTGCTGGCGCCACGGGAAGTCCACCTGGCGGTGGCGCCCCACAGCCAGATGCTGGAGTTTTACGACCAGCTTTATCGGCGTACCGACGACATTGCCCACCTGGCCGGTCAGCTGTCGGAAGAGCACGCGCCCAGCCGGAATGTGATAGACACCGCCGGTCTTGAAGACAACGACGCCACCGTGGCGCGGCTGCTGAACTCGCTGTTTGAAGATGCCCTGCAGGTGGGGGCGTCCGATATTCATATCGAACCCGATCACAAGGTGATTCGCCTGCGCATGCGGGTAGACGGCATGTTGCAGGAAACCGAACTCAAGGAAGTGGCCATAGCCCCCGCATTGGTGTCGCGGCTCAAGCTGATGGCCGGACTGGATATTTCCGAGCGGCGCCTGCCTCAGGACGGACGCTTTGAACTCACCGTCAAGGCCAACCCGGTGGATGTGCGCATGGCCACCATGCCGGTGCAGCACGGTGAGGCGGTGGTGTTGCGGCTGCTTGATCAGTCCGGCGGCATTCGCAGTCTGGAGCAGGCGGGCATGCCGTCGTCCCTGCTCAGCGCCTTTCGTCGCAAACTGGCCAGCCCCAACGGCATTATTCTGGTCACCGGCCCTACCGGCAGCGGCAAAACCACCACCCTGTACGGAGCCCTGGCCGAGCTCAATACCCCGGACCGTAAAATCATTACCGCCGAAGATCCGGTGGAATACCGGCTGCCCCGAGTTAACCAGGTGCAGGTGAACGGCAAGGTGGGACTGACTTTTGCTCGCATTTTGCGCACCAGCCTGCGGCAGGATCCCGACGTGCTGCTGATCGGCGAAATGCGGGATCAGGAAACCGCGGAAATCGCCATGCGCGGCGCCCTGACCGGCCACCTGGTGCTGTCCACCCTGCATACCAACGATGCTCCCAGCTCGGCAATACGGTTGATGGACATGGGGGTGCCCGGCTATCTGGTGGCCAGCACCCTGAAGGCGGTGTTGGCCCAGCGCCTGGTTCGCAAAATTTGCAGTTACTGCAAGGTGGAGCATCGGCTTGATGCGGGCGAGCGCCAGTTTCTGATGCACCTGGATGCCCGCTCAGAAAGCGGCCGGTTTTATCGGGGCCAGGGCTGCGCCAGCTGCAACCACACCGGGCATAAGGGCCGGGTGGGGGTGTTTGAATGGCTGGAGATCAACCAGGCCATGGCCGATGCCCTGCGCAAACAGCACATCGAAGGCTTTGAGGCGGAAGTGGCACGCTCGCTGGGCTTTGTGACCCTGGCCCAGGCCGCCCTTGAGCTGGCGCTGCAGGGCGAGATTGCGGTGTCGGAAGTGCTGCGCCTGTCGGAGTGGGTGGACTGA
- a CDS encoding PulJ/GspJ family protein codes for MKARGFTLLELVIVMVLIGISAVFGTRFIAHMAEGYMGNTERAQALAGARFTLERLRRELALAYGPSVYFSDSKRCISFVPTLAAGTYQGSVKSATASFVVPLSLQKQVPQGSFMAIRAASGEALWSDFPAAAPDNNVYLVQKEYSGSSFDFDDVFNDPTLINFDRDGFGLRYTLIRAEQVRYCATGGSLFRQVKTGADWGDGVLMLTGLTSERPFLDYDESNQLVQLQLILSTRDGELVLPGQLQVTYAP; via the coding sequence ATGAAGGCGCGCGGTTTTACCCTGCTGGAGCTGGTAATTGTGATGGTGCTGATTGGTATCAGTGCCGTATTTGGCACCCGTTTTATCGCACACATGGCCGAGGGCTACATGGGGAATACAGAGCGTGCCCAGGCTCTGGCCGGCGCCCGTTTTACCCTGGAACGCCTGCGCCGGGAGCTGGCGCTGGCTTACGGCCCCAGTGTGTATTTCAGTGATAGCAAGCGCTGTATTTCCTTTGTGCCCACCCTGGCTGCCGGCACCTATCAGGGCTCGGTCAAATCTGCCACTGCCAGCTTTGTGGTGCCTCTCAGCCTGCAGAAGCAGGTGCCTCAGGGCAGTTTTATGGCCATTCGGGCCGCCAGCGGCGAGGCTTTGTGGAGCGACTTTCCAGCCGCCGCGCCCGACAACAATGTTTATCTGGTGCAGAAGGAATACAGTGGCAGCAGTTTCGACTTTGATGATGTGTTTAATGATCCCACGCTGATCAACTTTGATCGCGATGGCTTTGGCCTGCGCTATACCCTGATCAGGGCCGAGCAGGTGCGTTATTGTGCAACCGGCGGCAGCCTGTTTCGTCAGGTTAAAACCGGTGCCGATTGGGGGGATGGCGTGCTTATGTTGACCGGACTCACATCAGAGAGACCGTTTTTAGACTACGATGAGTCCAATCAATTGGTTCAGTTGCAACTGATCCTGAGCACGCGGGATGGCGAACTGGTACTGCCAGGACAATTACAGGTGACCTATGCACCCTGA
- a CDS encoding putative bifunctional diguanylate cyclase/phosphodiesterase has protein sequence MREDNHTTLASVGSDAFTLEHSLKFKRQLLQHVFDNALESIIVTNADGVIERVNAAFTQITGYRAEEVLGKTPRLVQSARHEPDFYKRMWHQLLLTGSWSGQVWNRRKSGEVYPQWLNINTLTNELGEVTHRVAIGHDLSGQRSVEQDRTPFTFKDPLTQLGNRQLLTSRLEQALAEAQRNRIRVGLMVVDLGRFKALNEQLGMTWGDDVLRQQARTLQAAVDEADTLVRLQGDIFAVLRHSRAEDTAMAQLADKLLGLLARPLVLADNNVVSMQPSIGIAVYPRDAREPENLLQAAEHAHAMARRNGRNRFQFVDQRQHELHHRELVIEHSLSHMLNTGEADGISLHYQPQICPVSGAITGLEALLRWTHRSLGQLSPAEFIPVAEQNGLSVRLDRWVIEQVCIQMEAWQRQGRRPPVVSVNLCADQFSQPDFCDWISATVARFGLAPAAFKLEVTESTMVEQMGAGVGMLRRLREQGFLLSLDDFGTGYSALSCLHRLPLDELKIDRSFMVEACESPRALTLLHTIAQLARQMSLSLVVEGVELPEQLALLKEFGPLTVQGYYYFRPMPAHDVCALLPAAP, from the coding sequence GTGCGCGAGGACAATCACACCACGCTGGCGTCTGTCGGATCGGACGCCTTCACCCTGGAGCACAGTCTCAAGTTCAAACGGCAGTTGTTACAGCACGTGTTCGATAATGCCCTGGAGTCGATCATTGTCACCAATGCCGACGGCGTTATCGAACGGGTCAATGCCGCCTTTACACAGATTACCGGCTACCGGGCCGAGGAAGTGTTGGGTAAAACGCCCCGGCTGGTGCAGTCGGCCCGCCACGAGCCCGACTTTTACAAACGCATGTGGCATCAGCTGCTGCTCACCGGCAGCTGGAGCGGTCAGGTCTGGAACCGGCGCAAGTCGGGTGAGGTGTATCCGCAGTGGCTGAATATCAATACCCTCACCAATGAGCTGGGCGAAGTCACCCATAGGGTGGCCATCGGTCACGATCTCAGCGGCCAGCGCAGTGTTGAGCAGGACCGCACCCCCTTTACCTTTAAGGATCCGTTAACCCAGCTGGGCAATCGCCAGTTGCTGACATCGCGGCTTGAGCAGGCGCTGGCCGAGGCGCAACGCAACCGAATTCGAGTTGGGCTCATGGTGGTTGATCTTGGCCGTTTCAAGGCGCTGAACGAGCAGCTGGGCATGACCTGGGGTGACGATGTGCTGCGCCAGCAGGCCCGTACCCTGCAAGCGGCGGTAGACGAGGCCGACACCCTGGTACGGCTGCAGGGCGACATCTTCGCCGTGTTGCGTCACAGCCGTGCGGAAGACACCGCCATGGCCCAGCTGGCCGACAAACTGCTTGGTTTGTTGGCCCGGCCCCTGGTACTGGCCGACAATAATGTCGTGTCCATGCAGCCCAGCATTGGCATTGCGGTGTATCCGCGGGATGCCCGCGAGCCGGAAAATCTGCTGCAGGCGGCGGAGCACGCCCATGCCATGGCCAGGCGCAACGGGCGTAACCGGTTTCAGTTTGTGGATCAGCGCCAGCATGAGTTGCATCACCGGGAGCTGGTGATTGAGCACAGCCTCAGCCATATGCTCAATACCGGTGAAGCGGACGGGATCAGCCTGCATTACCAACCGCAGATATGCCCGGTCTCGGGAGCCATCACGGGACTTGAAGCCTTGTTACGCTGGACTCATCGCAGCCTGGGCCAGTTGTCGCCCGCCGAATTTATTCCGGTGGCGGAGCAAAACGGGCTGTCGGTGCGGCTCGATCGTTGGGTGATAGAGCAGGTGTGCATTCAGATGGAAGCCTGGCAACGGCAGGGAAGGCGGCCCCCGGTGGTGTCGGTCAACCTCTGCGCCGACCAGTTTAGCCAGCCCGACTTCTGTGACTGGATTAGCGCCACCGTGGCCCGCTTTGGCCTTGCCCCGGCGGCGTTCAAGCTGGAGGTGACCGAGTCTACCATGGTGGAGCAGATGGGCGCCGGGGTCGGCATGCTGCGCCGGCTGCGGGAGCAGGGTTTTTTGCTGTCGCTGGACGACTTTGGCACCGGCTATTCGGCGTTGTCCTGCCTGCACCGCCTGCCCCTGGATGAGCTCAAGATTGACCGCAGCTTTATGGTAGAAGCCTGTGAAAGTCCGCGTGCCCTGACGTTGTTGCACACCATAGCGCAATTGGCCCGGCAAATGTCATTAAGCCTGGTGGTGGAAGGGGTAGAGCTACCCGAACAGCTGGCCCTGCTGAAGGAGTTTGGCCCGCTCACGGTACAGGGATATTACTATTTCAGGCCCATGCCCGCGCATGATGTGTGTGCCTTGCTGCCGGCGGCCCCCTGA